A window of Pyrus communis chromosome 3, drPyrComm1.1, whole genome shotgun sequence genomic DNA:
actaattgttttccagtgcgatagggtaaaccaattctccgacacccatatgggtatgCTTTCTAGTGCGAGAATGCCACATAgctcaaaagatcgaatgctTAAAGACCAACTAGGCAGCGAATGGTCAAGGGGTAGTAGCAACTTTGCACTCAATAATTCGTTCATTCGATACCTCATCTTCAACAGCTCCGATCTTGGCAGCTCCATCGTTGACTGCTCTATCTACGAcagttgagaaatcaaactcaagcagtttcctTATTTTTGGTAACCAGCCTAGACAAGGTAGCCCAAGCCAATTCCTCGGTCCATGCTGAGCCAGTCCTTGGCTACAGTCAAGCCAAGAAACATAAGCGATGGCCCCTGCCACACCACCTCCTTGGCCTATGCCAAGCCAACTCCTGGCCTCTGTCAGCCGATGTGCCGCACCACCTCGACAGCTGCCCTGCGACAGCACtacccaagaagaagacaaggagaaTTAAGTTCTTCTAACATCGGTGCGGCGtggaaaagacaaaaaaaaaatcaacgaaaGACGGTTCTTTGCATGGGCAAGCAAAGAAGAGTGCTAAGGGAGGgagaacaaatatcctctagttttctctctttcttgtagggacAAATAATTGCCCtccgaagttgatttaatcccctacttaaggtagacttaaataggctttggaggcgatttatttccttttcctagaagaatctaattccaagCCCAAGTGAGAATCTGCATCAAAGCTAGAGATCTCTACAGCTGCTGCCATTTCCTGTGAGCAGCCCAGCAGTTGTGGGACATTTGTGGAGTAAAaactaatcaagaaaattatggaggtgacacatGTACTTTTGGGGTGAAAAAGGACAATATTACCCTCGAGACACACCAGAACTTCTACGCGCAAGCAGCAGACAATCATGgcacaatcaaggtcaaaagtgatcaaaataggtttttattcaaaacctatttcatctatcctcatcaaatcctccccacaaggtaaccttcaatttttcattcaaaataggattaattacctaaattaattgattaattccctaattaattaattaatttcctaattggttgcaagatattatgttgacataatatcttgcaattacacaCAAAAGCCACCATATGTGGCCAGTTCCTATCTCTCCAAAAGGGCCGgccacccctataaataccaccccatttctccaaaaacctaatttcaactctcttgcaaaattctccaaatttctctgAACACTTTttcctcaaattctaactttggcatcagaggttcttcggccaaagccaaccccaccccaccccctcccctccccacccccccccccccccccccaccccccccaaaTTCATTgtgggtgcgtgaggctcttggccttgacctaaggtgttaattgttttgcaagtgcactttcattcaagaagaagaaggcggaaatttgcatccacaattgTTACGTTGATGACCTTTTGATCTTCATGTGCATATAAGCTGTTCTGCtgcattgttttattttcttacaaGTTTCTGCTAGTGCTAAGGTGATATGGTTTTCATATACGATGTTTCAATTAGTACCATGCACATAGGGTTGTTTGACTCAATTCTTTTCGATCAGTTATAAACTTTTAGGTAATATTGTCGTTAGACTGAATCGAACCAAATGTTCAAAGTCTGTCATTAATCTTTAGTTTTGTAGTCTGATGTTGTTAAAGAATAATCTCACTCTCTTACCAACTTCAAGTCTCGGCATCTTTAACATTCGTAAATCCCCCATCTCCTGTCCTCAATAATTCTCTCCTTACAATTGTAACTCGTGAGGGAGCCTTAGCACGAAAATTAAAGAATGTGGAACCAAGTGGCTTTAAGTGCATCcaacattgttttgtgtctaaTTCTACCAAGTGGCTCTAAGTGCATCCGACATTCTTTTGTGTCTAATTCTTAGTCAGCAAGACCATCTCCCTACTCCTGATGTGAAAAATATGAATGTTGTTATTGCTCCCGTGAGATGAACTTAATTGGAGATGTaaattttggatttgatattttgtgtgtgtttatatTTATGATGCTATATTTTTTATAAGTACTTCTTTAGAAATAGCGCTTCTACGAGCCAAAAGCACTTCTTTGTTTTTCTACCAAATGCAaatgaaagcgtttttagtcaTTCCAAAAGCAATTTTAAACCGGCTCTGCATCTCTTTTGCATCTTGAATAGTAGATGCTCTTACATGCTACTTCGCTATTCTCTTTTAAGTATACGTGCTTACGGTTTTTGGTCAATGAACATGGTCCTAGGAGAAATTCCTGTTTCTTTATTGATCAATCAACATCTTCACTTGCttaatttgaaatgattgtttaTATTATTGGTTTATGTTTTTGGCACTATATAAAACGTTAACCCCGAAAGACTAAAACAATTATATTTGAAAAATGGTTTCAAtacacttctctctctctctctctctctctctctctctctctctctctgcatgcCATTCTTTTCTTTAGTCATTAgattgaacaaatcaaagcaAAACTAAGAAACAGAATTaagataaaacaaaagaaaaccaaaaatcaaaACTAGAAAAGTCGCCTAGTCGATGAAAAATAGTATTCACAataacttattttattttattttatttcattttttaattacgGCAACGAGTAcataacttttctttttcttgatttgaatAGGTTTTCAAGAACCATATTTCTCTTTTTGGACCTTTTAATATGCATCAAAGAGATGTATCcagattttgacaaaaaaagaaaaaaagaaaaaaaagaagagacgTATCCAAATTGCTTTGGTTCAAAACTAAGAACCTTCCAAATTATCCTATGTGTAAAAATGTGACTTGCCTGCCAAGGAATCAACATTTGTAGTTTCGTGGACCGATTGTGCACTACATCTTGCTCCTCCTATATAATTGGCTTCTACATTTTCACCTAAATATTCAAACACATTTCCGTGCAAAGCTTCAAATTTTGGAgcagaaaatggagaaaggACAGCTGAGAGCCTACAAAGCTCACTGCTTGATCTTACCCTATCCGAGCCAAGGCCACATTAATCCGATGCTCCAATTTGCCAAGCTTCTAGATCACAAAGAAGTGAGAGTCACACTCGTGACGACTCGCTTTCTCTACAAGACAATGCACAGCTCAGGATCGAGTTGCGCAGCTTGGGAGACCATCTCCGATGGCTTCGATGATACTGGGAAAGGGGACACAGAAATACACATCTATTTGGAGAGGTTCCGGCAAGTGGGGTCAAAACATTTGGGCAAGCTTCTTGAGAAGCTTTCGAATTCAGGTTCCCCCGTGGATTGTGTTGTCTATGATGCATTCATGCCTTGGCCTTTGGATGTTGCCAAGAAGCTTGGAATAGCGGGGGCAGTTTTCTTCACTCAGTCTTGTGCCGTTGACAATGTCTACTACCATGTCTACAGAGGGCTGTTGAAGCTTCCTCTTGCTGATGGTCAGTCTCAAATTTTGCTTCCCGGGTTGCCAGCGCTTGATCCTTTGGACTTGCCATCGTTTGTTTCGGATTGTGGATCTTACCCAGCTGCCTACAGAGTGCTTGTGGGTCAGTTCTCGAATGTCGACAAAGCTGATTGGGTCCTGTGCAACACATTTTATGACTTGGAAGTACAAGTGAGTACATTGTGAAGTTCTCTCACTCATTTTTAGTCACAGTTCCATagctttgatttgattaatttttaattagttcaaGTATAAATTAATCTAATTGCTATTAATTTTTCTGCTTAGGTGGTGGATTGGATGGCTAAGCTTTGGCGATTGAGGACCGTTGGACCAACTATACCGTCCAACTACTTGAATAAGCGACTCAAAGATGACAAAGAATACAGTGTCAACCTCTTCAAATCAGACAATGATGCATGCATAAAATGGCTAAACGAGAGGCCAAAAGGTTCCGTAGCTTATGTATCGTTTGGCAGCCTAGCAAAACTCGAAGATGAACAAATGGAGGAGCTGGCTTGGGGCTTGAGGAGGAGCAAAAGTAGTTTCTTATGGGTGGTTAGAGAATCAGAAGCAACCAAGGTCCCAAAAGGGTTTATCGAGGAGACATCCGAGAAGGGTTTAGTGGTTTCGTGGTGCCCCCAAATGGAGGT
This region includes:
- the LOC137730152 gene encoding mogroside IE synthase-like produces the protein MEKGQLRAYKAHCLILPYPSQGHINPMLQFAKLLDHKEVRVTLVTTRFLYKTMHSSGSSCAAWETISDGFDDTGKGDTEIHIYLERFRQVGSKHLGKLLEKLSNSGSPVDCVVYDAFMPWPLDVAKKLGIAGAVFFTQSCAVDNVYYHVYRGLLKLPLADGQSQILLPGLPALDPLDLPSFVSDCGSYPAAYRVLVGQFSNVDKADWVLCNTFYDLEVQVVDWMAKLWRLRTVGPTIPSNYLNKRLKDDKEYSVNLFKSDNDACIKWLNERPKGSVAYVSFGSLAKLEDEQMEELAWGLRRSKSSFLWVVRESEATKVPKGFIEETSEKGLVVSWCPQMEVLAHEAVGCFVTHCGWNSTLEALSLGVPMVALPQRSDQHTNAKYIMDVWEVGVRAPTDEKGVVRQVVVKQCISEVMEGERGKEIQKNAAKWKELARKAVDEGGSSDKNIDEFIAKLQTQS